A window of the Helianthus annuus cultivar XRQ/B chromosome 4, HanXRQr2.0-SUNRISE, whole genome shotgun sequence genome harbors these coding sequences:
- the LOC110936828 gene encoding protein TIME FOR COFFEE isoform X4: MDRNREGRRGTNMAAPPNGLSSSRRRHRSSSLRDSPDEDGAVEMQEPGRLRDRGMVKKDNNRERDRDRERERSSRSKRRRENRMMIHHTTTGSNRDDTTSESVNEEEEEDDDAGNGGGLRMLHPPSVSTSNHHNHNSSSSSHTQQIHHRKSFPPSANKVLRAAPPAAPPAWKAADEMIGVSVPRKARSASAKRSHDQIHRQSSDSPVRLASPAPAAPPSPSSSNVSVRKKMKANGGGSKPRPPKSSSKSSSSNPEELEIEIAEVLYGLMTQSQAPSKKEIPSNDSSMKFDSNKSSSDTKSRVSSPISNSTALPQNSTSLSTVAPKRKRPRQVSDNPVSSSIKTEIEHHQRLQSPKTDISSPYLENNSPDSAAAGGGENGVSSFGFTTLPGQKVTSLSSEPSVAAPQPPAAEEERKCGVGAVLTKEEVEKESHMVKLNDGNSKIEAVITTAASTTVINLKIANPETQSQKDEKFEIDLMAPPPQQRTSHGSDGVDNDFSDHRQMATQETSKSKEDDKLRKSDTEEQKPGRIQESGESLKQAVNEDINIQLNIDMEKPNKGCAGMVSGSSNRSLQQVLLKHQHLSAKSETHTEKTAQSSSLPMSMSVTNWPQMGYVAPLQGVISMDGNTMASAPIQPLFTNPRPKRCATHCYIARNIHCNQQFMKMNPFWPAASGSAAPMFGAKPCNLNVMPSTELHANIPQSMQDKGQAVGIFPGYTTGKDTKSSQPATITDPAQRKQVLLQQAMPPVAPNNVLHGPAFIFPFNQQQAVAASASVRPGSSKLTTSTAAGGLGAASGAANSATNNPYSFPMPAVGAPPNYRPSPHAQAMPLFNGSFYSSQMIHPSQVPQQPQQATPPTQAQNHRPSQSHQTHQNSSGSTSSSHKHLQAQQRQQGSGATAVNGSGSGNAGSLHNSYHAAAHKSRSQQSSQQQNQHMNPALQVRHLESDVTGGEDSPSTADSRVSRAANTMSVYSHNFSMPGHSKAFPQMDHPNGALTKATGAGVTASANSSDKKQQQQPSQQQQPSQQQGLKRGGAESSLPPQTFAMSFAAPMNGTTGNISSMAQNHAIFQSLPESLRQSYMMAAPTAAAHQSQQKDFRISEEAARTGHDSSNADEDRKVSSGLTAKSGQSIAFSRPDLVADASGSNNRSSRSPISTSMGAAAQSSHPLHAHYQPQQYALQLQKQQQQNQNMNNARGKNQPPSNGSAYPEHLITSSSSMAAKFPNSISSFPLQTSNTSSSPVQSPQWRNPARGPTTAQVPSSHASATTTSSLKNNLHQSQQQSSRSHPQSHTQISFGATASPKLQSTTSVQMQQQQQQNQNPSSNSGNQSPSPPMLVGSPTTSISKGSGGGGSPRTNASASTSGRTGQASSLSSSQPAKNPPVGTQRSSSPSILGNPNNSNSTKSQQLQQKQTLHQQKVQAMMMYGQPYMQVQQHTQAQQHGASSMPPAQMMMYTHPIRLQQQSSQQSSSSTAMLSLCPPVTHANTTTSDPAKAIAAATSMMNHPQYGAAAAQSQMPAGFPPYVHNASAAASVQVKPTEQKQPAA, encoded by the exons ATGGATAGAAATAGAGAAGGAAGGCGAGGTACTAATATGGCCGCACCTCCGAACGGTTTATCTTCCTCACGGCGGAGACACCGAAGCAGCAGTTTACGAGATTCACCTG ATGAAGACGGAGCGGTGGAGATGCAGGAACCAGGTAGGTTACGAGACAGAGGTATGGTGAAGAAAGATAATAATCGAGAACGAGATCGGGATCGAGAACGGGAGCGGTCGAGTCGGAGTAAAAGAAGGAGAGAGAATAGGATGATGATTCATCATACAACTACGGGGAGTAATAGAGACGATACGACGTCGGAGAGTGTGaatgaagaggaagaagaggatgatgacgCCGGAAATGGTGGCGGTTTGCGGATGTTGCATCCGCCGTCAGTTTCGACTAGTAATCATCATAATCataattcttcttcttcttctcatactcaacAGATTCATCACCGGAAGAGTTTTCCTCCATCGGCTAATAAAGTGCTCAGAGCTGCTCCTCCGGCGGCACCGCCGGCTTGGAAGGCTGCCGACGAAATGATTGGTGTATCGGTGCCGAGAAAAGCTCGGTCAG CATCTGCAAAGCGGTCTCACGATCAAATTCACCGGCAATCTTCGGATTCACCTGTACGGCTGGCTTCACCTGCGCCGGCGGCTCCTCCTTCACCTTCATCATCCAACGTGTCAGTTAGAAAAAAGATG AAAGCGAATGGAGGAGGATCGAAACCGAGACCACCAAAATCGTCATCAAAGTCGTCATCTTCTAATCCTGAGGAGCTTGAAATCGAGATAGCTGAGGTTTTATATGGTCTCATGACTCAGTCACAAGCTCCATCTAAGAAAGAAATCCCATCTAACGATTCATCAATGAAATTCGATTCAAATAAGTCAAGTAGTGACACCAAATCTAGAGTTTCTTCTCCTATCTCAAACTCAACAGCTCTACCGCAAAATTCAACGTCTTTGTCAACTGTTG CACCAAAGAGGAAGAGACCACGGCAAGTATCAGACAATCCGGTTTCTTCTTCGATAAAAACCGAGATTGAACATCATCAGCGTCTCCAGTCTCCCAAGACAGATATTTCTTCTCCTTATTTGGAAAACAATAGCCCAGAttctgctgctgctggtggtggtgagaATGGTGTTTCTTCCTTTGGTTTCACCACTTTGCCCGGTCAAAAGGTAACGTCTCTATCATCGGAGCCATCGGTGGCGGCGCCACAGCCGCCGGCGGCAGAAGAGGAGAGGAAATGTGGTGTGGGTGCAGTGTTGACTAAAGAAGAGGTTGAGAAGGAATCTCATATGGTCAAATTAAATGATGGAAATAGTAAAATTGAAGCTGTGATTACGACAGCTGCATCTACTACAGTTATCAATCT aaAAATAGCTAATCCGGAGACTCAAAGTCAAAAGGATGAAAAGTTTGAAATAGATCTGATG GCTCCACCTCCTCAACAAAGAACATCTCATGGAAGTGATGGTGTCGACAATGATTTTTCTGATCACAGGCAGATGGCAACccag GAAACAAGCAAAAGTAAGGAAGATGACAAGCTCAGGAAGAGTGACACCGAGGAGCAGAAGCCGGGGAGAATTCAAGAATCCGGAGAATCATTAAAGCAAGCCGTTAATGAAGACATTAATATCCAACTCAATATCGATATGGAAAAACCCAATAAGGGTTGTGCCGGCATGGTAAGTGGTAGCAGCAACAGATCGCTACAACAAGTTCTTCTTAAACATCAGCATTTATCAGCTAAATCTGAAACCCACACAGAGAAGACAG CTCAATCCAGTTCTCTACCAATGTCTATGTCGGTGACGAACTGGCCTCAAATGGG GTATGTTGCGCCTTTGCAGGGGGTCATATCCATGGATGGGAACACAATGGCTTCGGCACCAATTCAG CCGCTATTTACAAATCCACGGCCAAAAAGGTGTGCGACACACTGCTACATTGCAAGGAACATTCATTGCAATCAGCAATTCATGAAGATGAACCCATTTTGGCCAGCTGCATCGGGATCTGCCGCCCCTATGTTTGGAGCCAAACCTTGCAATCTAAATGTCATGCCTTCTACTGAGCTACATGCAAACATTCCACAGTCCATGCAAGACAAGGGTCAGGCTGTCGGCATCTTCCCAGGTTACACCACCGGAAAAGACACCAAGTCTTCCCAACCCGCAACCATCACTGACCCTGCCCAGAGAAAacaagttttgcttcagcaagcaatGCCGCCAGTCGCTCCCAACAATGTACTT CATGGGCCTGCTTTCATCTTCCCCTTTAACCAGCAACAGGCAGTGGCGGCCTCTGCTTCTGTGCGACCCGGCTCTTCTAAGCTTAcaaccagcacagcagcaggTGGTTTGGGTGCTGCTTCAGGTGCAGCCAATTCAGCTACA AACAATCCCTACTCTTTCCCAATGCCTGCAGTAGGAGCCCCTCCAAATTATAGACCCAGTCCTCATGCCCAAGCCATGCCTCTGTTCAATGGCTCGTTCTATTCTTCACAGATGATACACCCATCTCAAGTTCCACAACAACCCCAGCAAGCTACTCCACCAACTCAAGCTCAAAATCATCGCCCTTCTCAGTCCCATCAAACCCACCAGAACAGTAGCGGTTCCACATCATCATCACACAAACATTTGCAAGCTCAACAGCGGCAGCAAGGGAGTGGTGCTACCGCTGTAAATGGTAGTGGCAGTGGGAACGCTGGGAGTTTGCACAACAGCTATCATGCTGCTGCCCATAAAAGCCGATCGCAACAATCTTCTCAGCAGCAGAACCAGCACATGAACCCAGCTCTGCAAGTAAGGCATCTCGAAAGTGATGTGACTGGTGGTGAGGATAGTCCTTCGACTGCTGATAGTAGAGTCTCGCGGGCAGCAAACACAATGAGTGTTTACAGTCATAATTTTTCTATGCCGGGTCATTCTAAAGCATTTCCTCAGATGGACCACCCTAACGGTGCACTGACCAAGGCCACTGGTGCTGGCGTGACCGCCAGTGCCAACTCAAGTGACAAGAAACAACAGCAACAGCCGTCACAACAGCAACAACCGTCACAACAGCAAGGGTTAAAAAGGGGCGGTGCTGAGTCATCTCTTCCACCTCAGACTTTTGCAATGTCTTTTGCTGCTCCTATGAATGGCACTACTGGTAACATATCTTCTATGGCTCAGAACCATGCCATTTTCCAAAGCTTGCCGGAATCGTTACGACAAAGTTATATGATGGCAGCACCTACGGCAGCAGCCCACCAATCTCAACAGAAAGATTTTAGAATATCTGAAGAGGCTGCTAGAACCGGTCATGATTCTTCCAATGCTGACGAGGACAGAAAGGTCAGTTCAGGGTTGACCGCAAAATCCGGTCAGTCTATTGCATTTTCTAGACCAGATCTTGTTGCAGATGCATCTGGTTCTAATAATCGGTCATCTCGATCTCCCATCTCAACCTCTATGGGAGCAGCTGCTCAGTCTTCTCATCCCTTACATGCTCATTATCAACCGCAGCAATATGCCCTTCAGCTTCAGAAGCAGCAACAACAGAACCAGAACATGAATAATGCTCGAGGTAAGAATCAACCGCCAAGCAATGGAAGTGCATACCCAGAGCATTTAataacttcatcttcttcaatggCTGCCAAGTTCCCAAACTCCATCTCATCTTTTCCACTCCAAACCAGCAACACCAGTAGCTCGCCGGTTCAATCTCCTCAGTGGAGAAACCCAGCGAGAGGCCCAACCACCGCTCAAGTTCCATCTTCTCATGCTTCAGCAACAACCACATCTTCCCTCAAGAACAACCTTCACCAATCCCAACAACAGTCGAGTAGGTCCCACCCACAATCACATACACAGATTTCTTTCGGTGCAACCGCAAGTCCGAAACTGCAATCCACCACGTCTGTACAGatgcagcagcagcagcaacagaaTCAAAACCCCAGTAGTAACAGTGGTAATCAGTCCCCTTCTCCTCCAATGCTGGTCGGCTCTCCTACAACTTCCATATCtaaaggcagtggtggtggtggaagcCCTAGAACAAATGCGTCAGCATCCACTAGTGGTAGAACAGGTCAAGCGTCTTCTTTGTCCTCATCTCAACCGGCTAAGAACCCTCCTGTAGGAACCCAGAGATCATCATCACCTTCCATTCTTGGTAACCCTAACAACTCGAATTCTACTAAATCACAACAGCTTCAACAGAAGCAAACATTACATCAGCAGAAAGTCCAGGCAATGATGATGTACGGTCAACCTTACATGCAAGTTCAGCAACATACTCAAGCTCAACAACATGGTGCCAGCTCAATGCCACCAGCCCAGATGATGATGTACACTCATCCTATTAGATTACAGCAGCAGTCGTCACagcaatcatcatcttcaacagcCATGCTGTCGCTTTGCCCACCCGTGACGCATGCAAATACCACCACTTCCGACCCTGCCAAAGCAATTGCTGCAGCCACTAGTATGATGAACCACCCTCAGTATGGCGCTGCAGCTGCACAGTCGCAAATGCCTGCTGGTTTCCCTCCGTATGTTCACAACGCCTCTGCTGCAGCTTCAGTTCAGGTCAAACCTACAGAGCAAAAACAACCGGCCG CCTGA
- the LOC110936828 gene encoding protein TIME FOR COFFEE isoform X1, protein MDRNREGRRGTNMAAPPNGLSSSRRRHRSSSLRDSPDEDGAVEMQEPGRLRDRGMVKKDNNRERDRDRERERSSRSKRRRENRMMIHHTTTGSNRDDTTSESVNEEEEEDDDAGNGGGLRMLHPPSVSTSNHHNHNSSSSSHTQQIHHRKSFPPSANKVLRAAPPAAPPAWKAADEMIGVSVPRKARSASAKRSHDQIHRQSSDSPVRLASPAPAAPPSPSSSNVSVRKKMKANGGGSKPRPPKSSSKSSSSNPEELEIEIAEVLYGLMTQSQAPSKKEIPSNDSSMKFDSNKSSSDTKSRVSSPISNSTALPQNSTSLSTVAPKRKRPRQVSDNPVSSSIKTEIEHHQRLQSPKTDISSPYLENNSPDSAAAGGGENGVSSFGFTTLPGQKVTSLSSEPSVAAPQPPAAEEERKCGVGAVLTKEEVEKESHMVKLNDGNSKIEAVITTAASTTVINLKIANPETQSQKDEKFEIDLMAPPPQQRTSHGSDGVDNDFSDHRQMATQETSKSKEDDKLRKSDTEEQKPGRIQESGESLKQAVNEDINIQLNIDMEKPNKGCAGMVSGSSNRSLQQVLLKHQHLSAKSETHTEKTAQSSSLPMSMSVTNWPQMGYVAPLQGVISMDGNTMASAPIQPLFTNPRPKRCATHCYIARNIHCNQQFMKMNPFWPAASGSAAPMFGAKPCNLNVMPSTELHANIPQSMQDKGQAVGIFPGYTTGKDTKSSQPATITDPAQRKQVLLQQAMPPVAPNNVLHGPAFIFPFNQQQAVAASASVRPGSSKLTTSTAAGGLGAASGAANSATVSSSTTATAPALSFNYPNITANETQYLAILQNNPYSFPMPAVGAPPNYRPSPHAQAMPLFNGSFYSSQMIHPSQVPQQPQQATPPTQAQNHRPSQSHQTHQNSSGSTSSSHKHLQAQQRQQGSGATAVNGSGSGNAGSLHNSYHAAAHKSRSQQSSQQQNQHMNPALQVRHLESDVTGGEDSPSTADSRVSRAANTMSVYSHNFSMPGHSKAFPQMDHPNGALTKATGAGVTASANSSDKKQQQQPSQQQQPSQQQGLKRGGAESSLPPQTFAMSFAAPMNGTTGNISSMAQNHAIFQSLPESLRQSYMMAAPTAAAHQSQQKDFRISEEAARTGHDSSNADEDRKVSSGLTAKSGQSIAFSRPDLVADASGSNNRSSRSPISTSMGAAAQSSHPLHAHYQPQQYALQLQKQQQQNQNMNNARGKNQPPSNGSAYPEHLITSSSSMAAKFPNSISSFPLQTSNTSSSPVQSPQWRNPARGPTTAQVPSSHASATTTSSLKNNLHQSQQQSSRSHPQSHTQISFGATASPKLQSTTSVQMQQQQQQNQNPSSNSGNQSPSPPMLVGSPTTSISKGSGGGGSPRTNASASTSGRTGQASSLSSSQPAKNPPVGTQRSSSPSILGNPNNSNSTKSQQLQQKQTLHQQKVQAMMMYGQPYMQVQQHTQAQQHGASSMPPAQMMMYTHPIRLQQQSSQQSSSSTAMLSLCPPVTHANTTTSDPAKAIAAATSMMNHPQYGAAAAQSQMPAGFPPYVHNASAAASVQVKPTEQKQPAGNDSLRVSQPEKK, encoded by the exons ATGGATAGAAATAGAGAAGGAAGGCGAGGTACTAATATGGCCGCACCTCCGAACGGTTTATCTTCCTCACGGCGGAGACACCGAAGCAGCAGTTTACGAGATTCACCTG ATGAAGACGGAGCGGTGGAGATGCAGGAACCAGGTAGGTTACGAGACAGAGGTATGGTGAAGAAAGATAATAATCGAGAACGAGATCGGGATCGAGAACGGGAGCGGTCGAGTCGGAGTAAAAGAAGGAGAGAGAATAGGATGATGATTCATCATACAACTACGGGGAGTAATAGAGACGATACGACGTCGGAGAGTGTGaatgaagaggaagaagaggatgatgacgCCGGAAATGGTGGCGGTTTGCGGATGTTGCATCCGCCGTCAGTTTCGACTAGTAATCATCATAATCataattcttcttcttcttctcatactcaacAGATTCATCACCGGAAGAGTTTTCCTCCATCGGCTAATAAAGTGCTCAGAGCTGCTCCTCCGGCGGCACCGCCGGCTTGGAAGGCTGCCGACGAAATGATTGGTGTATCGGTGCCGAGAAAAGCTCGGTCAG CATCTGCAAAGCGGTCTCACGATCAAATTCACCGGCAATCTTCGGATTCACCTGTACGGCTGGCTTCACCTGCGCCGGCGGCTCCTCCTTCACCTTCATCATCCAACGTGTCAGTTAGAAAAAAGATG AAAGCGAATGGAGGAGGATCGAAACCGAGACCACCAAAATCGTCATCAAAGTCGTCATCTTCTAATCCTGAGGAGCTTGAAATCGAGATAGCTGAGGTTTTATATGGTCTCATGACTCAGTCACAAGCTCCATCTAAGAAAGAAATCCCATCTAACGATTCATCAATGAAATTCGATTCAAATAAGTCAAGTAGTGACACCAAATCTAGAGTTTCTTCTCCTATCTCAAACTCAACAGCTCTACCGCAAAATTCAACGTCTTTGTCAACTGTTG CACCAAAGAGGAAGAGACCACGGCAAGTATCAGACAATCCGGTTTCTTCTTCGATAAAAACCGAGATTGAACATCATCAGCGTCTCCAGTCTCCCAAGACAGATATTTCTTCTCCTTATTTGGAAAACAATAGCCCAGAttctgctgctgctggtggtggtgagaATGGTGTTTCTTCCTTTGGTTTCACCACTTTGCCCGGTCAAAAGGTAACGTCTCTATCATCGGAGCCATCGGTGGCGGCGCCACAGCCGCCGGCGGCAGAAGAGGAGAGGAAATGTGGTGTGGGTGCAGTGTTGACTAAAGAAGAGGTTGAGAAGGAATCTCATATGGTCAAATTAAATGATGGAAATAGTAAAATTGAAGCTGTGATTACGACAGCTGCATCTACTACAGTTATCAATCT aaAAATAGCTAATCCGGAGACTCAAAGTCAAAAGGATGAAAAGTTTGAAATAGATCTGATG GCTCCACCTCCTCAACAAAGAACATCTCATGGAAGTGATGGTGTCGACAATGATTTTTCTGATCACAGGCAGATGGCAACccag GAAACAAGCAAAAGTAAGGAAGATGACAAGCTCAGGAAGAGTGACACCGAGGAGCAGAAGCCGGGGAGAATTCAAGAATCCGGAGAATCATTAAAGCAAGCCGTTAATGAAGACATTAATATCCAACTCAATATCGATATGGAAAAACCCAATAAGGGTTGTGCCGGCATGGTAAGTGGTAGCAGCAACAGATCGCTACAACAAGTTCTTCTTAAACATCAGCATTTATCAGCTAAATCTGAAACCCACACAGAGAAGACAG CTCAATCCAGTTCTCTACCAATGTCTATGTCGGTGACGAACTGGCCTCAAATGGG GTATGTTGCGCCTTTGCAGGGGGTCATATCCATGGATGGGAACACAATGGCTTCGGCACCAATTCAG CCGCTATTTACAAATCCACGGCCAAAAAGGTGTGCGACACACTGCTACATTGCAAGGAACATTCATTGCAATCAGCAATTCATGAAGATGAACCCATTTTGGCCAGCTGCATCGGGATCTGCCGCCCCTATGTTTGGAGCCAAACCTTGCAATCTAAATGTCATGCCTTCTACTGAGCTACATGCAAACATTCCACAGTCCATGCAAGACAAGGGTCAGGCTGTCGGCATCTTCCCAGGTTACACCACCGGAAAAGACACCAAGTCTTCCCAACCCGCAACCATCACTGACCCTGCCCAGAGAAAacaagttttgcttcagcaagcaatGCCGCCAGTCGCTCCCAACAATGTACTT CATGGGCCTGCTTTCATCTTCCCCTTTAACCAGCAACAGGCAGTGGCGGCCTCTGCTTCTGTGCGACCCGGCTCTTCTAAGCTTAcaaccagcacagcagcaggTGGTTTGGGTGCTGCTTCAGGTGCAGCCAATTCAGCTACAGTGAGTTCCTCGACTACAGCAACTGCCCCTGCATTGAGCTTTAATTACCCGAATATAACTGCCAATGAAACCCAGTACTTGGCAATTTTGCAGAACAATCCCTACTCTTTCCCAATGCCTGCAGTAGGAGCCCCTCCAAATTATAGACCCAGTCCTCATGCCCAAGCCATGCCTCTGTTCAATGGCTCGTTCTATTCTTCACAGATGATACACCCATCTCAAGTTCCACAACAACCCCAGCAAGCTACTCCACCAACTCAAGCTCAAAATCATCGCCCTTCTCAGTCCCATCAAACCCACCAGAACAGTAGCGGTTCCACATCATCATCACACAAACATTTGCAAGCTCAACAGCGGCAGCAAGGGAGTGGTGCTACCGCTGTAAATGGTAGTGGCAGTGGGAACGCTGGGAGTTTGCACAACAGCTATCATGCTGCTGCCCATAAAAGCCGATCGCAACAATCTTCTCAGCAGCAGAACCAGCACATGAACCCAGCTCTGCAAGTAAGGCATCTCGAAAGTGATGTGACTGGTGGTGAGGATAGTCCTTCGACTGCTGATAGTAGAGTCTCGCGGGCAGCAAACACAATGAGTGTTTACAGTCATAATTTTTCTATGCCGGGTCATTCTAAAGCATTTCCTCAGATGGACCACCCTAACGGTGCACTGACCAAGGCCACTGGTGCTGGCGTGACCGCCAGTGCCAACTCAAGTGACAAGAAACAACAGCAACAGCCGTCACAACAGCAACAACCGTCACAACAGCAAGGGTTAAAAAGGGGCGGTGCTGAGTCATCTCTTCCACCTCAGACTTTTGCAATGTCTTTTGCTGCTCCTATGAATGGCACTACTGGTAACATATCTTCTATGGCTCAGAACCATGCCATTTTCCAAAGCTTGCCGGAATCGTTACGACAAAGTTATATGATGGCAGCACCTACGGCAGCAGCCCACCAATCTCAACAGAAAGATTTTAGAATATCTGAAGAGGCTGCTAGAACCGGTCATGATTCTTCCAATGCTGACGAGGACAGAAAGGTCAGTTCAGGGTTGACCGCAAAATCCGGTCAGTCTATTGCATTTTCTAGACCAGATCTTGTTGCAGATGCATCTGGTTCTAATAATCGGTCATCTCGATCTCCCATCTCAACCTCTATGGGAGCAGCTGCTCAGTCTTCTCATCCCTTACATGCTCATTATCAACCGCAGCAATATGCCCTTCAGCTTCAGAAGCAGCAACAACAGAACCAGAACATGAATAATGCTCGAGGTAAGAATCAACCGCCAAGCAATGGAAGTGCATACCCAGAGCATTTAataacttcatcttcttcaatggCTGCCAAGTTCCCAAACTCCATCTCATCTTTTCCACTCCAAACCAGCAACACCAGTAGCTCGCCGGTTCAATCTCCTCAGTGGAGAAACCCAGCGAGAGGCCCAACCACCGCTCAAGTTCCATCTTCTCATGCTTCAGCAACAACCACATCTTCCCTCAAGAACAACCTTCACCAATCCCAACAACAGTCGAGTAGGTCCCACCCACAATCACATACACAGATTTCTTTCGGTGCAACCGCAAGTCCGAAACTGCAATCCACCACGTCTGTACAGatgcagcagcagcagcaacagaaTCAAAACCCCAGTAGTAACAGTGGTAATCAGTCCCCTTCTCCTCCAATGCTGGTCGGCTCTCCTACAACTTCCATATCtaaaggcagtggtggtggtggaagcCCTAGAACAAATGCGTCAGCATCCACTAGTGGTAGAACAGGTCAAGCGTCTTCTTTGTCCTCATCTCAACCGGCTAAGAACCCTCCTGTAGGAACCCAGAGATCATCATCACCTTCCATTCTTGGTAACCCTAACAACTCGAATTCTACTAAATCACAACAGCTTCAACAGAAGCAAACATTACATCAGCAGAAAGTCCAGGCAATGATGATGTACGGTCAACCTTACATGCAAGTTCAGCAACATACTCAAGCTCAACAACATGGTGCCAGCTCAATGCCACCAGCCCAGATGATGATGTACACTCATCCTATTAGATTACAGCAGCAGTCGTCACagcaatcatcatcttcaacagcCATGCTGTCGCTTTGCCCACCCGTGACGCATGCAAATACCACCACTTCCGACCCTGCCAAAGCAATTGCTGCAGCCACTAGTATGATGAACCACCCTCAGTATGGCGCTGCAGCTGCACAGTCGCAAATGCCTGCTGGTTTCCCTCCGTATGTTCACAACGCCTCTGCTGCAGCTTCAGTTCAGGTCAAACCTACAGAGCAAAAACAACCGGCCG GAAATGACAGTTTGCGTGTGTCGCAGCCTGAGAAGAAATAG